One part of the Microlunatus elymi genome encodes these proteins:
- a CDS encoding quinone-dependent dihydroorotate dehydrogenase, which yields MPTADQDQPPRMGVVATRHPVSPLTKILDLGYHRAVRPMIFRIGGGDAEKAHEQTLRWLARAGTIAPVRAALAAAFNRHRAPRTVAGIDFPGIVGLAAGMDKNGIAAHGWGSLGFGFAELGTVTGQPQPGNPQPRLFRLPASGAVINRMGFNNAGAAQLAARLSGLGVRRGNNALGIPLGISIGKTKIVPLDEAVEDYLSSLRELAPYADYVAVNVSSPNTPGLRSLQDRKALTELLTALTAEASKINSVPVPIFVKIAPDLTEPALDEVVEVAAEVGAAGLIATNTTLSRDGIDYADLALAPQAGGLSGAPLARRARQVVGHLAARSRLPIIGVGGIETADDAAALLDAGATLLQVLTGFIYHGPGLVDRINQRTNQETKR from the coding sequence ATGCCGACCGCTGATCAGGATCAGCCGCCGCGCATGGGCGTCGTGGCGACGCGACACCCGGTCTCCCCGCTGACCAAGATCCTTGATCTTGGTTACCACCGGGCCGTCCGGCCGATGATCTTCCGGATCGGCGGCGGCGACGCCGAGAAGGCACACGAGCAGACGCTGCGGTGGTTGGCTCGGGCGGGCACGATCGCGCCGGTCCGGGCCGCGCTCGCGGCGGCGTTCAATCGGCACCGCGCCCCCAGAACCGTTGCCGGCATCGACTTTCCGGGCATCGTCGGGTTGGCGGCGGGGATGGACAAGAACGGGATCGCCGCTCATGGCTGGGGAAGTCTGGGCTTCGGCTTCGCCGAGTTGGGCACGGTCACCGGGCAGCCGCAACCGGGCAATCCGCAGCCACGGCTGTTCCGGTTGCCGGCGAGCGGTGCGGTGATCAACCGGATGGGGTTCAACAACGCGGGCGCCGCGCAACTGGCCGCCCGCCTGTCCGGCCTCGGCGTACGACGCGGCAACAACGCTCTCGGTATCCCGCTCGGCATCTCCATCGGCAAGACCAAGATCGTCCCGCTGGATGAAGCGGTCGAGGACTACCTGAGCTCGCTGAGGGAACTGGCCCCGTACGCCGACTACGTCGCGGTGAACGTGTCCAGCCCGAACACCCCGGGCCTGCGATCCTTGCAGGACCGGAAGGCGCTGACCGAGCTGCTGACGGCCCTCACCGCCGAAGCGAGCAAGATCAACTCCGTACCGGTGCCGATCTTCGTCAAGATCGCACCCGACCTGACCGAGCCCGCGCTGGACGAGGTGGTCGAGGTCGCCGCCGAGGTCGGCGCGGCCGGGCTGATCGCCACCAACACCACACTGTCGCGAGACGGCATCGACTACGCCGACCTCGCGCTCGCACCACAGGCGGGCGGGCTGTCCGGCGCACCGTTGGCCCGGCGCGCCCGGCAGGTCGTCGGACACCTCGCGGCGCGGTCCCGGCTGCCGATCATCGGAGTCGGCGGGATCGAGACCGCCGACGACGCCGCCGCGCTGCTCGATGCCGGGGCAACGCTACTGCAGGTGCTGACCGGCTTCATCTATCACGGCCCCGGTCTCGTCGACCGGATCAACCAGCGGACCAACCAGGAGACCAAGCGATGA
- a CDS encoding MarR family winged helix-turn-helix transcriptional regulator codes for MGIDQPDADEQRRVAIGELERELSLLFRRARRLSERMAGQIHPELDAAGYALLITILELDPDGQGVRAVDLAGKTRLHKSTLSRSLAVLEGLGLLARVRDPQDARARLVTLTDQGRTAVRESRSGRSELMLQRLAEWDDADLSQLAELLGRLSRALTVDN; via the coding sequence GTGGGGATCGATCAGCCGGACGCCGATGAACAACGCCGGGTCGCCATCGGTGAGCTCGAGCGCGAACTGAGTCTGCTGTTTCGGCGTGCGCGTCGACTGTCGGAACGGATGGCCGGCCAGATCCACCCGGAACTGGATGCCGCCGGCTACGCCCTGTTGATCACCATCCTCGAGCTCGATCCCGACGGGCAGGGCGTCCGGGCGGTCGATCTGGCCGGGAAGACCCGGCTGCACAAGTCCACCCTCAGCCGCAGCCTGGCCGTGCTGGAAGGGCTGGGGCTGCTGGCCCGAGTCCGCGATCCGCAGGATGCCCGCGCCCGGTTGGTGACTCTCACCGACCAGGGTCGTACCGCCGTACGCGAATCCCGTTCCGGCCGCAGCGAACTGATGCTGCAGAGGCTGGCCGAGTGGGACGATGCCGACCTCTCCCAACTCGCCGAACTCCTCGGCCGCCTCAGCCGCGCCCTGACCGTCGACAACTGA
- the carA gene encoding glutamine-hydrolyzing carbamoyl-phosphate synthase small subunit gives MSHSAPQPDHARNRARIPALLVLEDGRSFTGVSYGAEGETFGEAVFQTGMSGYQETLTDPSYHRQVVVATAPHIGNTGWNDEDDESRQIWVAGYVIRDAARIPSSWRSTRSLDAELQSQGVVGIAGVDTRAITRHLRDRGAMRVGISTTELDPAKLLERVKQQPQMSGAHLADDVTVGEPTVIRAIGERKFTVAAVDLGIKQMTPHRMAQRGIETHVLPSTATYADLQAIGADGIFFSNGPGDPSAADTQVTLLQEALSDGLPYFGICFGNQLFGRALGLGTYKLTYGHHGINQPVMDLGTRKVEITAHNHGFAVDAPIGEDVRTPYGTARVSHVCLNDDVVEGLELRDDHGRLAAFSVQYHPEAAAGPHDASYLFDRFVELMQSRSQRSTEGDA, from the coding sequence ATGTCGCACTCTGCGCCTCAGCCTGACCATGCCCGAAACCGGGCTCGAATCCCCGCCCTCCTCGTTCTCGAGGACGGCCGCTCCTTCACCGGCGTCTCGTACGGCGCCGAGGGCGAGACATTCGGCGAGGCGGTCTTCCAGACCGGCATGTCCGGATATCAGGAAACCCTCACCGATCCCAGCTACCACCGCCAGGTCGTGGTGGCGACCGCACCGCACATCGGCAACACCGGCTGGAACGACGAGGACGACGAGTCCCGCCAGATCTGGGTGGCCGGCTACGTGATCCGCGATGCCGCCCGAATCCCCAGCAGCTGGCGATCCACCCGCAGTCTGGATGCGGAACTGCAGTCTCAGGGCGTCGTCGGAATCGCCGGCGTCGACACTCGCGCGATCACCCGACATCTGCGCGATCGAGGTGCCATGCGGGTCGGCATCTCCACCACCGAACTCGACCCGGCCAAGCTGCTGGAACGGGTCAAGCAGCAGCCGCAGATGAGCGGCGCACACCTTGCCGACGACGTCACGGTCGGCGAGCCCACGGTGATCCGGGCGATCGGGGAGCGCAAGTTCACCGTCGCCGCAGTCGATCTTGGGATCAAACAGATGACCCCGCATCGGATGGCCCAGCGCGGGATCGAGACCCATGTCCTGCCGTCCACCGCGACCTACGCGGACCTGCAGGCGATCGGGGCCGACGGCATCTTCTTCTCCAACGGGCCCGGGGATCCGTCTGCCGCAGACACCCAGGTCACGTTGCTGCAGGAAGCCCTGTCCGACGGGCTGCCGTATTTCGGCATCTGCTTCGGCAACCAGCTCTTCGGCCGCGCCCTCGGTCTCGGCACCTACAAGCTGACCTACGGACACCACGGCATCAATCAGCCGGTGATGGACCTGGGAACCCGCAAGGTCGAGATCACCGCGCACAACCACGGCTTCGCGGTGGACGCGCCGATCGGTGAGGACGTGCGGACTCCGTACGGCACCGCCCGAGTCAGTCACGTCTGCCTGAACGACGACGTGGTGGAGGGTCTGGAGCTCCGTGATGATCATGGAAGGCTGGCGGCGTTCTCCGTGCAGTACCACCCGGAGGCCGCGGCCGGTCCGCATGACGCGTCCTACTTGTTCGACCGGTTCGTCGAGTTGATGCAATCGCGATCGCAGCGCTCGACGGAGGGAGACGCCTGA
- a CDS encoding MarR family winged helix-turn-helix transcriptional regulator, whose protein sequence is MERTQATELLESLVSLSRITRHMAHRDGEQSVSATPMALLHVVQDTDPRLGDLAERLRVKPSVASRAVAALETDGYVKRVADPDDARACRIHLTDAGRAHLRRRQERAVELIARSFADWTDEDAERSVRLLKRLEDSVVRWVGHVEQSVAAGQDPFDTPPDFSPTLPSTAPPNPAPPPGSEAAPAISATTTTSDQTHPRTAWEKTTA, encoded by the coding sequence ATGGAACGCACGCAGGCGACCGAGCTGCTGGAGTCGCTGGTGTCGTTGTCGCGGATCACCCGGCACATGGCACACCGGGACGGCGAGCAGAGCGTGTCCGCTACTCCGATGGCGCTGCTGCACGTGGTCCAGGACACCGATCCTCGGCTCGGCGATCTGGCCGAACGCCTGCGGGTGAAGCCGTCGGTTGCCTCCAGGGCGGTCGCGGCCCTGGAGACCGACGGGTACGTGAAGCGGGTCGCGGATCCCGACGACGCGCGAGCCTGCCGGATCCATCTCACCGACGCCGGCCGGGCGCACCTGCGCCGCCGGCAGGAACGTGCCGTCGAACTGATCGCGCGGTCCTTTGCCGACTGGACCGACGAGGACGCCGAACGTTCGGTCCGCCTGCTCAAACGGCTGGAGGACTCGGTGGTCAGGTGGGTTGGCCACGTCGAGCAGTCGGTCGCTGCCGGGCAGGACCCGTTCGACACTCCCCCGGACTTCTCGCCGACTCTTCCATCGACAGCGCCACCGAACCCCGCACCACCGCCGGGCAGTGAGGCCGCGCCCGCGATCTCCGCCACCACCACGACCTCCGATCAGACCCACCCACGAACCGCATGGGAGAAGACCACCGCATGA
- the carB gene encoding carbamoyl-phosphate synthase large subunit, translated as MPRRTDLKSILVIGSGPIVIGQACEFDYSGTQACRVLKAEGFRVILVNSNPATIMTDPELADATYVEPITPEFVTKVIDKERPDALLATLGGQTALNTAVSLWEQGILAKYGVELIGASVDAIQRGEDRESFKTIVTELPPGRDGEAQAEVARSRICHSFDDVIAAAADLGYPLVVRPSFTMGGVGSGFAHNESDLRRIAGAGLDASPTTEVLIEESILGWKEYELEVMRDRADNVVIVCSIENFDPMGVHTGDSITVAPAMTLTDREYQRMRDVALGIIRSVGVETGGCNIQFAINPEDGRMIVIEMNPRVSRSSALASKATGFPIAKIAAKLAVGYTLDEIPNDITGETPASFEPTLDYVVVKVPRFAFEKFPAADSTLTTHMKSVGEAMAIGRNFAEALGKALRSLENPSAPFDVSGEITETVDELLEQAARPHDGRIGVAYKAIRAGATNEQVHQATKIDPWFVDQLILINEVAEEIRQAPELTAELILYGKQHGLSDAQIGSLRHLDEQVVRGVRWALGLRPVYKTVDTCAAEFAARTPYHYSSYDLETEVEPRTKPAVIILGSGPNRIGQGIEFDYSCVHAAIELSKSGYETIMINCNPETVSTDYDTSDRLYFEPLTLEDVLEVVHAEQKAGPVAGVIVQLGGQTPLRLAQALKDAGVPIVGTSPEAINLAEERGAFGDVLDRAGLPSPKHGMARSFDEAKIIADEIGYPVLVRPSYVLGGRGMEIVYDEGSLSSYIRRATAVSPEHPVLVDRFLDDAVEIDVDALYDGTDLYLGGVMEHIEEAGVHSGDSACALPPITLGAEVIDKIRKSTEAIADGVGVRGLLNIQYALAGDVLYVLEANPRASRTVPFVSKATWTPLAKAAARIMLGSSIAELRTEGVLKATGDGADEPLGAPVAVKEAVMPFNRFRTLDGASVDTILGPEMKSTGEVMGLDQSFGTAFAKSQAGAFGPLPSSGRIFVSAANRDKRHIILPVKLLSELGFEILATAGTASVLERNGIPVTRTRKHSQGTGPGGEKTIVQAITDGEVDMIFNTPQGQSTDGRPRFDGYEIRTAAVARNVPCMTTVQGLTAAVQGIEAIRSAGVGVKSLQDWEKSVLPSDSAAEAATGR; from the coding sequence ATGCCACGCCGTACCGACCTGAAGTCGATCTTGGTGATCGGCTCCGGCCCGATCGTGATCGGGCAGGCCTGCGAATTCGACTACTCCGGCACCCAAGCCTGCCGCGTGCTCAAGGCCGAAGGCTTCCGGGTGATCTTGGTCAACTCCAACCCGGCCACGATCATGACCGATCCGGAGCTGGCCGACGCCACCTACGTCGAGCCGATCACCCCGGAGTTCGTCACCAAGGTGATCGACAAGGAACGCCCCGACGCTCTGTTGGCGACCCTCGGCGGCCAGACCGCGCTGAACACCGCGGTTTCCCTGTGGGAGCAGGGAATTCTCGCCAAGTACGGCGTCGAGCTGATCGGCGCCTCGGTGGACGCCATCCAGCGCGGAGAGGATCGCGAGTCCTTCAAGACCATCGTCACCGAGCTGCCGCCGGGACGGGACGGCGAGGCACAGGCCGAGGTCGCCCGCAGCCGGATCTGCCACAGCTTCGACGACGTAATCGCCGCCGCAGCTGATCTTGGTTATCCGCTGGTGGTACGTCCCAGCTTCACCATGGGCGGTGTCGGTTCCGGCTTTGCCCACAACGAATCCGACCTGCGCCGGATCGCCGGCGCGGGCCTGGACGCCAGCCCGACCACCGAGGTGTTGATCGAGGAATCGATCCTCGGCTGGAAGGAGTACGAGCTGGAGGTGATGCGCGACCGGGCCGACAACGTGGTGATCGTCTGCTCGATCGAGAACTTCGATCCGATGGGCGTGCACACCGGCGATTCGATCACGGTGGCGCCGGCGATGACGCTGACCGACCGCGAATACCAGCGGATGCGCGACGTCGCCCTCGGCATCATCCGCTCGGTCGGTGTGGAGACCGGCGGCTGCAACATCCAGTTCGCGATCAATCCCGAAGACGGCCGGATGATCGTGATCGAGATGAATCCGCGGGTGTCGCGTTCCAGTGCACTGGCCTCCAAGGCGACCGGCTTCCCGATCGCCAAGATCGCGGCCAAGCTCGCGGTCGGCTACACCCTGGACGAGATCCCGAACGACATCACCGGGGAGACCCCGGCGAGCTTCGAGCCGACGCTGGACTACGTGGTGGTGAAGGTGCCGCGGTTCGCGTTCGAGAAGTTCCCGGCCGCCGACAGCACGCTGACCACGCACATGAAGAGCGTCGGCGAGGCGATGGCGATCGGCCGCAACTTCGCCGAGGCGCTCGGCAAGGCGCTGCGCAGCCTGGAGAATCCGTCCGCCCCGTTCGACGTGTCCGGTGAGATCACCGAGACCGTCGACGAGTTGCTGGAGCAGGCCGCTCGACCGCACGACGGCCGGATCGGCGTTGCCTACAAGGCGATCCGGGCCGGTGCGACCAACGAACAGGTGCACCAGGCGACCAAGATCGATCCCTGGTTCGTCGACCAGTTGATCTTGATCAACGAGGTGGCCGAGGAGATCCGCCAGGCTCCCGAGCTGACCGCCGAGTTGATCTTGTACGGCAAGCAGCACGGCCTGTCCGATGCACAGATCGGCAGCCTGCGCCATCTGGACGAGCAGGTCGTCCGCGGTGTCCGGTGGGCGCTCGGACTCCGCCCGGTCTACAAGACGGTCGACACCTGCGCGGCCGAGTTTGCCGCCCGGACTCCGTACCACTACAGCAGTTACGACCTCGAGACCGAGGTCGAGCCGCGGACCAAGCCCGCGGTGATCATCCTCGGCAGCGGTCCGAACCGGATCGGGCAGGGGATCGAGTTCGACTACTCCTGTGTGCACGCGGCGATCGAGCTGAGCAAGTCGGGCTACGAGACGATCATGATCAACTGCAATCCGGAGACGGTGTCCACCGACTACGACACCTCCGACCGGTTGTACTTCGAGCCGCTCACCTTGGAGGACGTGCTCGAGGTCGTCCACGCCGAGCAGAAGGCCGGTCCGGTGGCCGGAGTCATCGTCCAGCTCGGCGGTCAGACCCCGCTGCGGTTGGCGCAGGCGTTGAAGGACGCGGGAGTTCCGATCGTCGGCACCAGCCCGGAGGCGATCAATCTGGCCGAGGAACGTGGCGCTTTCGGCGACGTGCTCGACCGGGCCGGGCTGCCGTCGCCGAAGCACGGGATGGCGCGATCGTTCGACGAGGCCAAGATCATCGCCGACGAGATCGGCTACCCGGTGCTGGTCCGGCCCTCGTACGTGCTCGGCGGACGAGGGATGGAGATCGTCTACGACGAGGGCTCGCTGTCCTCCTACATCCGCCGGGCGACCGCGGTCTCGCCGGAACATCCGGTACTGGTCGACCGGTTCCTGGACGACGCGGTGGAGATCGACGTGGATGCGCTCTACGACGGCACCGATCTCTATCTCGGCGGAGTGATGGAGCACATCGAGGAGGCCGGCGTGCATTCCGGCGACTCGGCCTGTGCACTGCCGCCGATCACGCTGGGTGCCGAGGTGATCGACAAGATCAGGAAGTCGACCGAGGCGATCGCCGACGGCGTCGGAGTGCGCGGTCTGCTGAACATCCAGTACGCGCTGGCCGGTGACGTGCTGTACGTGTTGGAGGCCAACCCGCGGGCGTCCCGTACGGTGCCGTTCGTGTCCAAGGCGACTTGGACCCCGCTGGCCAAGGCAGCGGCCCGGATCATGCTCGGCAGCAGCATCGCCGAACTCCGTACCGAGGGCGTGCTGAAGGCGACCGGGGACGGGGCCGACGAACCCCTCGGCGCGCCGGTCGCGGTGAAGGAGGCGGTGATGCCGTTCAACCGGTTCCGCACCCTGGACGGGGCCTCCGTCGACACCATCCTCGGGCCGGAGATGAAGTCCACCGGCGAGGTGATGGGTCTCGATCAGTCCTTCGGGACCGCGTTCGCCAAGAGCCAGGCCGGTGCCTTCGGTCCGCTGCCGAGCTCCGGGCGGATCTTCGTGTCGGCCGCCAATCGGGACAAGCGGCACATCATCCTGCCGGTGAAACTGTTGAGTGAGCTGGGCTTCGAGATCCTCGCCACCGCGGGCACCGCGTCGGTGCTGGAACGCAACGGGATCCCGGTCACCCGGACACGCAAGCACAGCCAGGGCACGGGACCAGGAGGGGAGAAGACGATCGTGCAGGCGATCACCGACGGTGAGGTCGACATGATCTTCAACACCCCGCAGGGTCAAAGCACCGACGGACGGCCGCGTTTCGACGGGTACGAGATCAGGACCGCCGCGGTGGCCCGCAACGTGCCGTGCATGACGACGGTGCAGGGGCTGACAGCAGCGGTCCAGGGGATCGAGGCGATCCGATCGGCCGGCGTCGGCGTGAAATCCTTGCAGGATTGGGAAAAGTCGGTGTTGCCATCCGATTCGGCGGCGGAGGCCGCGACCGGACGGTGA
- the pyrF gene encoding orotidine-5'-phosphate decarboxylase: MSQIRTGFGERLRAAVQKHGQLCVGIDPHPGILDRWQLPHDAYGLERCARGMVEAVAGRVAIVKPQSAFFETYGSAGIAVLERVLTDAREAGVLTLLDAKRGDIGSTMDAYAAAYLADGAPLAADAITLSPYLGFGSLDGAIAMAEQNGRGVYVLAATSNPEAPQVQRAITADGRMISQSIIDKVAACNVDAVRAGEWGNVGIVFGATVPADHGLRLDDLGGSILAPGFGAQGGTVDDLRAVFGTAYPQVLPSSSRAILAVGPDPVTIRAAVEQTQRSLAGDTA; this comes from the coding sequence ATGAGTCAGATTCGGACCGGATTCGGCGAACGTCTGCGTGCGGCCGTGCAGAAGCACGGGCAACTGTGCGTCGGGATCGACCCGCATCCGGGGATCCTGGACCGCTGGCAACTGCCGCACGACGCGTACGGACTGGAGCGCTGTGCCCGCGGCATGGTCGAGGCGGTGGCCGGCCGGGTCGCCATCGTGAAGCCCCAGTCGGCCTTCTTCGAGACGTACGGATCGGCCGGAATCGCTGTGCTGGAACGGGTTCTCACCGATGCGCGCGAGGCCGGCGTACTGACCCTGCTGGACGCCAAGCGCGGCGACATCGGCTCCACCATGGACGCCTACGCGGCTGCCTACCTCGCCGACGGCGCGCCGCTGGCTGCCGATGCGATCACGCTCAGCCCGTACCTCGGTTTCGGTTCGCTGGACGGTGCGATCGCGATGGCGGAGCAGAACGGCCGCGGGGTCTACGTGCTGGCAGCGACCAGCAATCCGGAGGCACCCCAGGTGCAGCGGGCGATCACTGCCGACGGCAGGATGATCAGCCAGTCGATCATCGACAAGGTCGCCGCATGCAACGTGGACGCGGTACGCGCCGGCGAGTGGGGCAACGTCGGGATCGTCTTCGGCGCGACCGTGCCGGCCGATCACGGTCTGCGCCTGGACGACCTGGGTGGCAGCATCCTGGCCCCCGGCTTCGGCGCCCAGGGCGGCACCGTCGACGATCTTCGCGCCGTCTTCGGTACGGCGTACCCGCAGGTGCTGCCGTCCAGCAGTCGCGCGATCCTGGCCGTCGGCCCGGACCCGGTGACGATTCGGGCCGCCGTTGAACAGACCCAGCGGTCACTGGCCGGCGATACGGCCTGA
- a CDS encoding MDR family MFS transporter, with amino-acid sequence MSTAVAERSPAADHRSGEVLSHQQILEVMVGLLAALFTALISSTIVSTALPTIMSDLHGTQRQYTWVITASLLAMTITTPIWGKLADLFNKKLLIQLSILLFVAGSVVAGVSHEIWEMMLGRAVQGIAMGGLTALVQAIMGTIIAPRQRGRYSGYMGAVMAVATVSGPLLGGVITDNLNWRWCFFVCVPLAVIALFLLQATLKLPAIAKRKVKIDYLGALLLAIAAATPMLWVTFAGKDYDWISWQSAVFAAVFIVAAGLAVLVELRVSEPMVPIRVMRNSTTALMIIASLAIGVAMFGASTFLTQYFQLAGGHSPTKAGLMTIPLIITQMLSSVIIGQIVSRTGRWKPVMVMGGFLLLIGLGGLGFTDHTTDYWQVAIWMAVMGIGVGALIQNIVLAVQNTVDVKDIGAASATISFFRSLGGAVGVTVLGAVLANEVGDKIAAGLKALGGPAAAASGSGAGDLDIKDLPAPIQTIVHNAYGDSFGELFLIAAIVAIATLLAVIFVKEVPLRTTVSMQKPDDSDAAEVVSAAGEPAADIRPAHSGAALADGAQADTVNRPVPVAAGSAQHPDAELTAVAEHAVPTQTGGINWDPNDLDDPSERLSVAALDVLAAAQDRVRAQQQLGRDKLEEIAVRLYDVSHQVDATIGSFHRQIQEIREQLLAAEPPHSPAPDGVGGDELRQYEYNLLLDSQQTADRVIRLARAEAERTLDEADQQRVELERRIEQLRGVERELTSAVSQRLRTDGTDPGQPA; translated from the coding sequence ATGAGCACCGCAGTCGCGGAACGCAGCCCCGCCGCAGACCACCGGTCCGGCGAGGTGCTGTCACACCAGCAGATCCTGGAGGTGATGGTCGGCCTGCTGGCCGCACTCTTCACCGCACTGATCTCGTCCACCATCGTGTCCACCGCGCTGCCGACGATCATGTCGGACCTGCACGGCACCCAACGTCAGTACACCTGGGTGATCACCGCATCGCTGCTGGCGATGACGATCACCACCCCGATCTGGGGCAAGCTGGCCGACCTCTTCAACAAGAAGCTGCTGATCCAGCTGTCGATCCTGCTCTTCGTCGCCGGCTCCGTCGTCGCCGGCGTCTCCCATGAGATCTGGGAGATGATGCTGGGCCGCGCGGTCCAGGGCATCGCGATGGGCGGTCTGACCGCACTGGTCCAGGCGATCATGGGCACGATCATCGCGCCCCGGCAGCGTGGCCGCTACAGCGGTTACATGGGTGCGGTGATGGCCGTCGCCACCGTCTCCGGGCCGTTGCTCGGCGGTGTGATCACCGACAACCTCAACTGGCGCTGGTGCTTCTTCGTCTGCGTACCGCTGGCCGTAATCGCGCTCTTCCTGCTCCAGGCCACCCTGAAGCTGCCGGCCATCGCCAAGCGCAAGGTCAAGATCGACTACCTCGGCGCTCTGCTGCTGGCCATCGCGGCCGCCACGCCGATGCTCTGGGTCACCTTCGCCGGCAAGGATTACGACTGGATCAGCTGGCAGTCGGCCGTCTTCGCCGCTGTCTTCATCGTCGCCGCCGGACTGGCCGTACTGGTCGAGCTGCGCGTCTCCGAGCCGATGGTGCCGATCCGGGTGATGCGCAACAGCACCACCGCGCTGATGATCATCGCCAGCCTGGCGATCGGCGTCGCCATGTTCGGTGCCAGCACCTTCCTGACCCAGTACTTCCAGCTGGCCGGTGGCCACTCGCCGACGAAGGCCGGCCTGATGACCATTCCGTTGATCATCACCCAGATGCTCAGCTCGGTGATCATCGGCCAGATCGTCAGCCGGACCGGTCGCTGGAAGCCGGTGATGGTGATGGGCGGCTTCCTGCTGCTGATCGGCCTCGGCGGACTCGGCTTCACCGACCACACCACCGATTACTGGCAGGTCGCCATCTGGATGGCCGTGATGGGCATCGGCGTCGGCGCGCTGATCCAGAACATCGTGCTGGCGGTACAGAACACCGTGGACGTGAAGGACATCGGTGCCGCCTCGGCGACGATCTCGTTCTTCCGCTCGCTCGGCGGTGCGGTCGGCGTGACCGTACTCGGTGCGGTGCTGGCCAACGAGGTCGGCGACAAGATCGCGGCCGGGCTGAAGGCGCTGGGTGGCCCGGCCGCGGCGGCCAGTGGCAGCGGCGCCGGTGACCTGGACATCAAGGATCTGCCGGCTCCGATTCAGACGATCGTGCACAACGCGTACGGGGACTCGTTCGGTGAGCTGTTCCTGATCGCAGCCATCGTCGCGATCGCCACCCTGCTCGCGGTGATCTTCGTCAAGGAGGTGCCGCTGCGGACCACCGTCAGCATGCAGAAGCCGGATGACTCCGACGCTGCCGAGGTAGTCTCCGCTGCCGGGGAACCGGCCGCCGACATCCGCCCCGCCCACTCCGGCGCCGCTCTGGCCGACGGGGCTCAGGCCGACACGGTGAATCGGCCGGTACCGGTCGCGGCCGGATCGGCGCAGCACCCCGATGCCGAATTGACAGCGGTTGCCGAGCATGCGGTGCCGACTCAAACCGGCGGCATCAACTGGGATCCGAACGATCTCGACGATCCGTCCGAGCGACTCTCGGTGGCCGCGCTGGACGTGCTGGCCGCCGCGCAGGATCGGGTCCGTGCGCAGCAGCAGCTGGGACGGGACAAGCTGGAGGAGATCGCCGTACGACTGTACGACGTCTCCCATCAGGTGGACGCGACCATCGGGTCGTTCCACCGGCAGATCCAGGAGATTCGGGAGCAACTGCTGGCCGCCGAACCGCCGCACAGCCCCGCTCCCGACGGCGTCGGCGGCGACGAGCTGAGGCAGTACGAGTACAACCTGCTGCTGGACAGCCAACAGACCGCCGACCGG